A region of Campylobacter armoricus DNA encodes the following proteins:
- a CDS encoding ABC transporter permease has product MRKFCVMMILLSLILALFAPLISSYDPNLVDLSKAKIAPNLTHIFGTDMLGRDVFTRILYALRISLFVGVMAAFFSVFFACVYVFLTRFFAYAFFARVIDMLLALPSLLVIMFFQSFLAGSLWSMIFIIALGHFAFVAKVLDTQLNKFQKLEFYQNAIILGSSKMKALFSELLPACWNLLFVLFVLNIAHAITSEATLSFFGLGVELWTPSLGNMLNEASKAVFLGFWWMIVFPVAFILMLILPLLALGNDLQEEIKA; this is encoded by the coding sequence ATGCGTAAATTTTGTGTGATGATGATTTTACTAAGCTTGATTTTAGCACTTTTTGCACCTTTGATTAGTTCATATGATCCAAATTTAGTGGATTTAAGTAAAGCTAAAATAGCTCCAAATTTAACTCATATTTTTGGTACAGATATGCTTGGTAGAGATGTTTTTACGCGCATTTTGTATGCATTACGCATTTCTTTATTTGTTGGAGTAATGGCAGCATTTTTTAGCGTGTTTTTTGCTTGTGTTTATGTATTTTTAACAAGATTTTTTGCCTATGCTTTTTTTGCTAGAGTGATTGATATGCTTTTGGCATTACCATCTTTACTTGTAATTATGTTTTTTCAAAGCTTTTTGGCAGGATCTTTGTGGAGTATGATTTTTATTATTGCTTTGGGGCATTTTGCATTTGTGGCAAAAGTACTTGATACCCAGCTTAATAAATTTCAAAAACTTGAATTTTATCAAAATGCTATTATTTTAGGCTCTAGTAAGATGAAAGCTTTATTTAGTGAGCTTTTACCTGCTTGTTGGAATTTGCTTTTTGTGCTTTTTGTTTTAAATATCGCCCATGCTATTACAAGTGAAGCCACTTTAAGTTTTTTTGGTTTAGGTGTAGAGCTTTGGACTCCAAGTTTAGGTAATATGCTAAATGAAGCAAGCAAGGCTGTATTTTTAGGATTTTGGTGGATGATAGTTTTTCCAGTAGCCTTTATACTTATGCTTATTTTACCTTTGCTTGCTTTGGGTAATGATTTACAAGAAGAGATAAAAGCATGA
- a CDS encoding ABC transporter substrate-binding protein, translating to MLRFFIMLFCALNLFAATPKDTIIIAVENEPERINPLFSEDHDVAIALVFSGLTRFDENMSLAPDLASSWKVSKDGLVYEFELRKDVLWHDGVKFSAKDVEFSINALKDEKLNSPSKVNFDAVKEVKIIDDYHLIITLSKPFPAFLDALSVGVLPKHLLEKENLNTTKFNQMPIGTGSYKLKQWKQGQYMTLEANENYHLAKVKTPKLILKHIKDPSISSIELKNGSIDVALVDFALASNFENDKNFKMLIEPSADYRALMFNLNHEFLKDQNVRLALNYAIDKQAIINSLLHSFGKVANHPLEKSWANPKEFSTYTYDMKKANELLAKAGFVKNKNGILEKNGKEFSFEMYAMSEDPLRVALVNILQSEFLKLGIKAKAVARPSGSFDYTKIDSFLVGWGSPYDPDFHTFRVFASSEDTTLNSSGWNFGHYQNTKVDETLAKARNSLDVNERKKYYKEFINALYEDPAFLFIAYIDYPLVFAKNIQGIKPHILGHHGVGFTWNAYEWSKN from the coding sequence ATGTTGCGATTTTTTATAATGCTTTTTTGTGCTTTAAATCTTTTTGCCGCTACGCCAAAAGATACTATCATCATCGCAGTAGAAAATGAGCCAGAGCGCATCAACCCACTTTTTAGTGAAGATCATGATGTGGCGATTGCTCTTGTGTTTTCAGGACTTACACGCTTTGATGAAAACATGAGCTTAGCACCTGATCTAGCTAGTTCTTGGAAAGTTAGTAAAGATGGTTTGGTATATGAGTTTGAACTAAGAAAAGATGTATTATGGCATGATGGTGTTAAATTTAGTGCTAAAGATGTAGAATTTAGTATAAATGCTCTAAAAGATGAGAAACTAAACTCACCATCAAAGGTAAATTTTGATGCGGTTAAAGAAGTAAAAATCATTGATGATTATCATTTAATCATTACTCTTTCAAAGCCTTTTCCAGCATTTTTAGATGCTTTAAGCGTGGGAGTTTTACCAAAACATTTACTTGAAAAAGAAAATTTAAATACTACCAAATTTAACCAAATGCCTATAGGAACAGGTTCTTATAAACTAAAACAATGGAAACAAGGTCAGTATATGACTTTAGAAGCAAACGAAAATTATCATTTAGCTAAGGTAAAAACTCCAAAACTTATACTAAAACACATTAAAGATCCAAGCATTAGTTCTATCGAGCTTAAAAATGGTTCTATAGATGTAGCCTTGGTGGATTTTGCACTAGCTTCAAATTTTGAAAATGATAAAAATTTTAAAATGCTTATAGAGCCTTCAGCTGATTATCGTGCTTTGATGTTTAATCTTAATCATGAGTTTTTAAAAGATCAAAATGTGCGTTTAGCATTAAATTATGCTATTGATAAACAAGCTATTATAAATTCACTTTTGCACTCTTTTGGAAAAGTTGCTAACCATCCTTTAGAAAAATCATGGGCAAACCCTAAAGAATTTTCTACTTATACTTATGATATGAAAAAGGCAAATGAGCTTTTAGCAAAAGCAGGCTTTGTAAAAAACAAAAATGGCATTTTAGAAAAAAATGGCAAAGAATTTAGCTTTGAAATGTATGCTATGAGTGAAGATCCTTTAAGAGTAGCTTTGGTAAATATTTTACAAAGTGAGTTTTTAAAACTTGGCATTAAAGCAAAAGCAGTAGCTAGACCAAGTGGAAGTTTTGATTATACTAAAATTGATAGCTTTTTAGTAGGTTGGGGCAGTCCTTATGATCCTGATTTTCATACATTTAGAGTTTTTGCAAGTTCTGAAGATACTACTTTAAATTCAAGCGGATGGAATTTTGGTCATTATCAAAATACCAAAGTAGATGAGACTTTAGCAAAGGCTAGAAATTCTCTTGATGTAAATGAGAGAAAAAAATACTATAAAGAATTTATTAATGCTTTATATGAAGATCCTGCGTTTTTGTTTATAGCTTATATTGATTATCCTTTAGTTTTTGCTAAAAATATACAAGGTATAAAACCTCATATTTTAGGTCATCATGGAGTAGGTTTTACTTGGAATGCTTATGAGTGGAGCAAAAATTAG
- a CDS encoding ABC transporter permease, with product MFKRLLWAFFLMFFASFLCFVMIYHAKGSVVFASVPQGTSLKVKEEIERNLNLDKPLLEQYENWAFKALKGDFSYSLISGEKVSEILKEKLSYTIILGSLAFLVLFVLSLFLALLCVIYKDSFLDKTITFLTMSFFALPAFSLSLMLIMIFAVFFKFFPSSAIADIGFEDDVLNRLWHLFLPVCALVLSHLAVFVRFIRTSLIDSLNQSFIESAFARGLSKKRIYLHFVLKDAFGSILAYFGASFVSFLMGTYIVESVFSYEGVGNLVIKSILFKDYPVVLAVVIFSILVVVFVNLIVELICKMINPRFANA from the coding sequence ATTTTTAAACGCCTTTTGTGGGCGTTTTTTTTGATGTTTTTTGCTAGTTTTTTGTGTTTTGTGATGATTTATCATGCTAAAGGAAGTGTAGTTTTTGCTAGCGTACCTCAAGGAACTAGCCTTAAAGTAAAAGAAGAAATCGAGCGTAATTTAAATTTAGATAAACCTTTATTAGAGCAGTATGAAAATTGGGCTTTTAAAGCATTGAAAGGCGACTTTTCCTACTCTTTAATCAGCGGAGAAAAGGTTAGTGAAATTTTAAAAGAAAAACTTTCCTATACTATCATTCTTGGAAGTTTAGCTTTTTTGGTGCTTTTTGTATTATCTTTGTTTTTAGCACTTTTGTGTGTGATTTATAAAGATAGTTTTTTAGATAAAACTATTACCTTTTTAACGATGAGTTTTTTTGCATTACCTGCTTTTTCTTTGTCTTTAATGCTTATTATGATTTTTGCAGTATTTTTTAAATTTTTTCCAAGTTCAGCAATTGCTGATATTGGTTTTGAAGATGATGTATTAAATCGTTTGTGGCATTTATTTTTACCTGTATGTGCTTTAGTGCTTTCGCATTTAGCAGTTTTTGTGCGTTTTATAAGAACAAGCTTGATTGATAGTTTAAATCAAAGTTTTATAGAAAGTGCTTTTGCAAGAGGGCTTAGTAAAAAAAGAATTTATTTACATTTTGTGTTAAAAGATGCTTTTGGTTCTATACTTGCATATTTTGGTGCCTCTTTTGTGAGTTTTTTAATGGGAACTTATATAGTAGAAAGCGTGTTTTCTTATGAGGGTGTAGGAAATTTGGTGATTAAAAGCATATTGTTTAAAGATTATCCTGTGGTGTTGGCTGTGGTGATTTTTAGTATTTTGGTGGTAGTGTTTGTAAATTTGATTGTAGAATTAATTTGCAAGATGATTAATCCAAGGTTTGCTAATGCGTAA